DNA from Plasmodium yoelii strain 17X genome assembly, chromosome: 13:
aatacaaaataaaaatacagaGCACAACATAATATCTATAGACATACACTATTATAAACGTAGTAgtatcaaaaaatgttcaTCCTATTCTACTTTatcctattttttttttttttttttttttttttttttttttaaatttgccATTTCCACCCCCTATTCAGATAGTTTTATTGTTTATATCtagtattaatatatgcatatcattatttatattttaagtcTTATTGTGTATGAAATTGTTTTGGTCCTAGTATACATACATTtcaaatatatgtataatacaTTTGCTTCCCAAGCACACACATATTGTATGCatgcatgtatgtatatcCAAAATGGTCTTGACAAAATTTGCGAATGCTGGCATAGGAAACGGACAATATGTGGGTAAATGGGTGAGTAAGCATTTGCCACGCTTGATTTAAAAATAGAATTATAggtgataatatattaatcacgGCCTCTTATCCGTCTAGCTAAATGTATATCTTTTGGCATAAGTGTTACTCTATTTGCATGAAGAGAACATAAATATGCATCTTCGAATAAGCTAACTAAATATGCTTCTGATGCAGTTTGAAGAGCTAATAAAGCTTCGGGAGTATAACGAAATTGATTATTTGgcaattcatataattttgttatttcttTAATTACTCTTACAAATGGTATTTTGGGTATTAATAATTGAGTTGTTGCTTGATAAGCTCTAATTTCTTTTAATGCTAATACACCAGGTCGATATCTATGTGGTCTTCGGATacgatttttatttatatttttgtgtgTTATATTTcctgaattatttttatttattgattTTGACCCAATTTGGTTATTTGCtgatttatttatcattGGATTATTTGCAAGCATATTAAACATATGCGTATGTGTATTTATAGGGGTATGTGTAGTTACGCTTTTTTTTGTTCTCACCATTTTCTTTGTCTTATTTATAaggtttatatttattagttaTCAGTAGGCGTATATGTGCATGTGAAATGGTAAACTAGCTACTTGAAATATATTAGTGTGTGTGCAAATGTGAATGAATGTTATGTACATGTTAATGTGCTAGCTTATTTTGTtgacatatatttttaccgAACACACTAAATAATATAGTAAAGATGAAACATATAATTGTTCAAAGGGTATACtatattttaattcatttcAAAAATAAAGTCGAAATGTTTAtagttaaaatatttaaatataaaaaaaaaaaaaacttaattatatgatataataaaggggagttatatatttaacatgtatttatgtgttaacaaaacaatattttattttccccataaatatatatatcaataagttttttcctttttttagaGGGAGTAATTATTTCGAAATTCAAAAAAcccaatttttatttttgcacATTTTTAGCAAACAATgaaaaacatttaaattagttagtaaaataaaaataatttttacatacaaaaaaatatgaaataaaataaaataaaatcataaaaaatcataaaaaatcataaaaaaatcataaaaaaatattgcacTTTATTGAATATTAAATAGTTTGAAACAGAttgaaataatttaaaattacaaaaactTATAACTTTTGTGTATTTTGTTCaccttaattttttatacatttttatcacattttttatcacattttttttttttttttttttttggtctctaaaaaaaaatatttacaaaactatatgaataataaatatactatGTGTTGatttttccatttataaaatatgatgtTATTCAATGTAAGATTTGAATAGTGTTATTCATTTAAACGATCAAATAAATACAGACAGATATTGAATATATGTATGCGCACATATGCGAATGTTAATTATTTCCAAATTTACACAAAATAATACAGCTTTTTTagcaatatatatgtttacaTACATACATTAGTTTGAAATGCCACTgttgttttatatttctatCTTCAAATAAGTCAACGTTGTAgctatcattttattatactcTCCTCTTTTAATTTTCTATAAACAAATTTAGTTTAATCATTCCGCTCAGTAAACACCCATATATTATCACTTTATTTAACAAATttggaattaaaaaaaataaaaaaaaaaaaaataaaaaaaataaaataaaaaaaaataaataaaatagctAGCTAgctaaataatataatttatttggaaagaacaaaatgaaggaaataaattatgtgtcaaataaatatgggaatatattatactattTGGAGGggtgtatataaatagaaaattgaaaaataattttatggattatctattattattccGTTGATATTTATCTTGTGATATATAtggttatttttataaatatgcaacttttttttttctttttcaataaaataatattttaaaactaattaaatatagttACTCGGttaaatgttaaaaatatttttgaaaaaataaaattattactaaaaggtctttcttttttttttttttatttccaacTTTTCTAcgttaaaattaaaaagaagGTTTAGTAtgaaaatatcaaaattataaaaatataaaaatatcaaaactataaaaaatatcaaaaataaaacctAAATTTAGTATTAACAACTAAGTTGTGAAAAAgtagtataatataaaatagctttgttcatatttttatacataatcaatatattaaaaatgccAATTTCTTTAAATTGTGTGACTGAGGAAGATTTAAACAAGTTGGATGAAGAAGGAAATAATCCTGTTTTATATAAAGGGGAtgaaattaaatttatttataataagcTTAACTTAGGTATAGGcaaattgtatattttagaaaaaagaATAATATGGGTTCCAAATAAAGatgagaataataaaaaagaaaaaattacaGGTTTTAAAGATATAACAACAAATAATGtatatttaaatcattatgaaaaaaataaaaatttttatatgcaCATTTTAAACGAATTAAACAACATTTCTATAGACTCATCAATTATTGCATTACATGCAATTACAtctgataaaaaaatatgggaTGATCcatgtgtatatatacaattaaaCACAGAAATAGATAATAGTGATAATGATgaagatgaaataaatgtttatacaaaagataaaaaaatgtcaGAAAATGGAGAAGATGATTCCGATAATGATGAAACGATTAATAATAATCCAATTGCACCAGAAATATATCTCGTTGGAAAAAATAATCTAATCAATGATACTATATTTAAACAAATGAGTAACATGGAAAATACATTTAGTGGAGATCAAAGTGAGGATGGTGAGTGGGAAGAAGACGAAGAAGAGGAAGAAAACGAAGAAAACGAAGACGACGAAAAAAACGAAGAAGACGAAAAAAACGAAGTAAATAAACCATGTGAAGGTGGGTAATTATctatattatgcatatagAAAAGCACACAATAACACAATAGTGCCTcataaaataattgtatataatcgtaataatataaattttcaaattaaattgTGATGCATAGTTTTAcacttttttaatatgatCACATTTTTGCGTTATATggtatgttttttttttttttttttttgtaacaaCTTTTTGTTATGTAtgcaaagaaaaaaaaatgaatgttttattttgcatattttcCCGTTGCAACCTCAAGTTGCTTgactattttattaatttattttcgcaaaaataaaatatttttttataaaattataaatatgattaacaataaaaacaAATGGGCGCAATGATACCTCCTTTTTGTATAAACATGTTTAATGaataatagtattttttttgagaAAAGACATGAacaattttgtaaaataaaatattatgaatgCGTGGTTAtaataatccttaaaagagAGAAGgggaataaaaatgaataaaatgaataaaagataaaaataaaaatgaataaaagataaaaatgaataaaatgaataacagtatttatatgtatcatGGATATACATACTTGCTTATATCCATGGATTTATGTGTGTAAGCATACTGAATAAACACCCTTTCAAATTTgcaaattttcattttcaatcTTATATTAATAACTTCGGCAGGccttatttatatcattatttatatcattatttatcattatttatcattttttatcattatttttatcattatttatatcattatttatatcattatttatcattatttatcattttttatcattatttttatcattatttatatcattatttatattattttattttttattttttatcatttttttatt
Protein-coding regions in this window:
- a CDS encoding histone H3-like centromeric protein CSE4, putative, translating into MVRTKKSVTTHTPINTHTHMFNMLANNPMINKSANNQIGSKSINKNNSGNITHKNINKNRIRRPHRYRPGVLALKEIRAYQATTQLLIPKIPFVRVIKEITKLYELPNNQFRYTPEALLALQTASEAYLVSLFEDAYLCSLHANRVTLMPKDIHLARRIRGRD
- a CDS encoding Voldacs domain-containing protein, putative yields the protein MPISLNCVTEEDLNKLDEEGNNPVLYKGDEIKFIYNKLNLGIGKLYILEKRIIWVPNKDENNKKEKITGFKDITTNNVYLNHYEKNKNFYMHILNELNNISIDSSIIALHAITSDKKIWDDPCVYIQLNTEIDNSDNDEDEINVYTKDKKMSENGEDDSDNDETINNNPIAPEIYLVGKNNLINDTIFKQMSNMENTFSGDQSEDGEWEEDEEEEENEENEDDEKNEEDEKNEVNKPCEGG